A single window of Zeugodacus cucurbitae isolate PBARC_wt_2022May chromosome X, idZeuCucr1.2, whole genome shotgun sequence DNA harbors:
- the Abcd2_0 gene encoding ATP-binding cassette sub-family D member 1 — protein MVVFSKYIDLAVQKYDKNGLSKTVISNVILGAAICAYTFKITYPLFGKQYLNKKPNEHTHKNNDCSSFTEFNDEMLNTTEDEDSKLAEAEKLVIAKELKKQASHLEPGLNKEFVLQLRKLIKIVIPKCLCYESGLLIVHTLCLISRTFLSIYVAALEGAIVKFIVRKDVKQFAIVLLKWFGIAIPATFINSMIRFLESKLSLAFRTRLVRHSYRLYFKNQNYYRVSNLDGRIENADHRLTEDIAIFATSVAHLYSSVTKPCFDLMLIGLALMRSSKKMNANIISGPTLAIAVISLTAHIIRVVSPKFGQLVAEEANRYGYLRHIHSRIITNSEEIAFYGGHKVELQQLRQAYNRLVSQMNNIFTQKLWFVMLEQFFMKYVWSGTGMIMVSLPILTSGVGSAKTDANDAGIKLNSSVSERTQYLTTARNLLISAADAIERLMSSYKEIVALAGYTYRVAGMLQVFEETAQGIYHKNTVMENTEMNGIIEFKDGKPIAKGRIIYTDTPNDMTITLRSVPVVTPNCDIVVPSLTLCIEQGMHLLITGPNGCGKSSLFRILSGLWPIYAGELYIPRPIEDKPCMFYIPQRPYMSTGSLCDQIIYPDSREDMLRKGFTENELRGILKMVCLEHIAQRDSFNAVRDWKDILSGGEKQRMAIARLFYHRPKYALLDECTSAVSIDVESTIYEIAKSMGITLLTITHRPTLWKFHTHILEFDGQGDWTFRQMEANEQQKPFDNLQ, from the exons ATGGTTGTATTCTCAAAATATATTGATCTGGCGGTGCAGAAATACGACAAAAACGGTTTATCGAAGACCGTAATTAGCAATGTAATACTCGGTGCTGCAATCTGTGCCTATACTTTTAAGATTACATATCCATTATTCGGCAAGcagtatttaaataagaaaCCCAATGAACACACCCATAAAAATAATGATTGCTCTTCATTCACGGAATTTAATGATGAAATGCTAAACACGACCGAGGATGAAGACTCCAAATTGGCTGAAGCAGAAAAGTTGGTTATAgcaaaagaattgaaaaaacaGGCTTCACATTTAGAGCCTGGCCTTAACAAAGAATTCGTACTACAATTAAGAAAGCTAATCAAAATTGTCATACCAAAATGTCTATGTTACGAAAGTGGCCTACTAATCGTGCATACTTTGTGTTTAATATCTAGAACATTCTTATCAATTTATGTAGCTGCTTTGGAAGGTGCTATAGTCAAGTTTATAGTACGAAAAGATGTGAAGCAGTTTGCTATAGTGCTTTTGAAATGGTTTGGTATAGCTATACCCGCTACATTCATAAACTCAATGATACGATTTCTGGAGAGCAAGCTTTCATTGGCATTCAG gaCTCGTTTGGTGCGACACTCATACCGTTTATActtcaaaaaccaaaattattatCGGGTCTCCAATTTGGATGGACGAATAGAAAACGCCGACCATAG ATTGACAGAGGACATAGCAATATTCGCAACCTCAGTAGCACATCTGTATAGCAGCGTTACAAAACCATGCTTCGACTTGATGCTGATTGGTCTCGCTTTGATGCGTTCCTCCAAAAAAATGAATGCCAACATTATCTCAG GCCCTACATTAGCCATTGCAGTTATATCATTAACGGCACACATAATCCGAGTTGTCTCACCGAAATTTGGACAGCTTGTGGCAGAAGAGGCTAATCGTTATGGCTACTTACGTCACATACATTCTCGCATTATAACAAATTCTGAAGAAATCGCTTTTTATGGTGGACACAAG GTGGAATTACAGCAATTACGCCAAGCGTATAACCGTTTGGTTAGTCAAATGAACAACATTTTCACACAAAAACTGTGGTTTGTTATGCTCGAGCAGTTCTTCATGAAATATGTGTGGTCTGGTACGGGTATGATAATGGTTTCATTGCCGATTTTGACGTCTGGTGTAGGTTCAGCCAAAACAGACGCCAACGATGCGGGCATTAAATTGAACTCAAGCGTTAGTGAGCGTACACAATATTTAACTACAGCACGGAATTTACTCATATCTGCGGCCGATGCTATCGAGCGGTTAATGTCATCATATAAAGAGATTGTCGCATTGGCTGGCTATACTTATCGTGTTGCTGGTATGTTGCAGGTATTTGAAGAGACTGCTCAAGGTATCTACCACAAGAATACAGTTATGGAAAACACTGAGATGAATGGCATCATTGAGTTCAAAGATGGCAAACCAATTGCCAAGGGCCGCATAATCTACACAGATACACCAAATGACATGACCATCACATTACGGTCTGTACCTGTGGTAACGCCTAATTGTGATATTGTCGTACCAAGTCTGACGCTTTGTATTGAGCAAGGCATGCATCTGCTTATTACCGGACCCAATGGCTGTGGTAAATCAAGCTTATTCCGAATATTAAGTGGGTTATGGCCAATTTATGCTGGTGAATTGTATATACCACGTCCTATAGAGGATAAACCGTGTATGTTTTACATTCCCCAACGTCCGTATATGTCTACGGGCAGTCTTTGCGATCAGATTATTTACCCAGACAGTAGAGAAGATATGCTACGCAAAGGTTTCACAGAGAATGAGCTCCGTGGCATCTTGAAGATGGTCTGCTTAGAACATATAGCACAACG AGATAGTTTTAATGCTGTGCGAGATTGGAAAGATATACTCTCTGGTGGAGAAAAACAACGCATGGCCATAGCAAGGCTTTTCTATCACAG acCAAAATATGCGTTACTGGACGAATGTACGAGCGCTGTTTCTATCGATGTGGAGAGCACAATATATGAGATTGCCAAAAGCATGGGCATCACATTATTAACGATAACACACCGGCCCACCCTATG GAAATTCCATACACACATTTTGGAATTCGATGGTCAAGGTGATTGGACTTTCCGCCAAATGGAAGCCAACGAACAACAGAAACCTTTCGACAATTTACAATAA
- the LOC105218329 gene encoding RING finger protein 11, translating into MGNCLKINSTDDISLLRGSESSNTHDFATDQNGPAPIYSELLQPVFFPSPSVRRPASHLTEEEQVKIAKRIGLIQHLPIGTYDGSKKIRECVICMIDFCVDEAVRYLPCMHIYHVHCIDDWLMRSLTCPSCMEPVDSALLTSYETS; encoded by the exons ATGGGTAATTGCTTGAAAATAAACAGCACAGATGACATTTCACTTCTGCGTGGAAGCGAAAGTAGCAACACACATGATTTCGCAACTGATCAAAATGGTCCGGCACCAATTTATTCG gaACTGCTTCAGCCTGTTTTCTTTCCGTCGCCATCGGTTAGACGTCCAGCTTCACATTTAACTGAGGAGGAGCAAGTGAAAATCGCAAAGCGAATTGGCTTAATTCAACATCTCCCGATCGGCACTTACGATGGCTCCAAAAAAATACGTGAATGCGTCATTTGTATGATAGATTTTTGTGTTGATGAGGCAGTACGTTATTTGccatgcatgcatatatatcATGTACACTGTATTGATGATTGGCTTATGCGTAGTCTAACTTGCCCCAGCTGTATGGAACCGGTGGATTCAGCGCTCTTAACAAGCTACGAGACATCATAA